The Azospirillum baldaniorum genome contains a region encoding:
- a CDS encoding MMPL family transporter, protein MRRLGALLWLALVLLASGYLALRLHDGLGFRTDLLALLPREEQDPVLQRANDAVTKALGRRVLALVGHADRETARKAAATLGDALLATGQVERIGEGIDVDRLKRLGALYFPHRQSLLSDGDRALLTAGKGEEVATRALSQAFGFAGLVDAGLLRNDPFLLLPSFLTNLPFPLSRLTPDEGMLSVTENGTTWVLVSAVLAGEPFELDLQDRLVGAFDAAVRDMPGVTVKRLGAVFFAHAGSKTAITEASTLGTLSLVGTILLVGLAFRRPGPLLHNLLALGVGMTVGLSGSLLLFGELHVAALLFGSSLIGVAVDYSLHYSASLFDPLSGSPSDRLRHVLPGIALGLVTTLIGYAALMLAPFPGLRQIAAFSIIGLVGAFLTVVLWLPSLDRARRLTHGALMLRAAAGLWSFWEERRWRGVRLVLVLGCALAGAVGLARLSADDDVRRLQAVSAELRHEQDEIQRLIGATTAAQFLLVQAADDEAALRRQEDLAATLAGLKAKGSIAGYQMPAAFVPSARTQRENRALVATALDAPLLAAQRASLGLPPADPNDKGPNSKAPEGVLTLGDALASDSVPFLRELVLGPGLHVVALQGLSDPDAVRAAVAGTAGVRLVNPTADFSALLAKYRHRALLLTGLAGLLMLPVLMWRYGWRGGLWALLPPGAALVLAPAVVGLMGQDFTFFHAMALVLILSIGVDYAVFCAESGVEQQPVTMLAVWLATLTTLLSFGLLAFSAVPAVHSFGVTMLVGISIAFLFAPLAARGTRHNEATNNARLR, encoded by the coding sequence GTGAGACGGCTGGGGGCGCTGCTCTGGCTCGCGCTCGTCCTGCTGGCCAGCGGCTATCTCGCGCTGCGCCTCCACGACGGGCTGGGCTTCCGCACCGATCTGCTGGCCCTGCTGCCGCGCGAGGAGCAGGACCCCGTCCTGCAGCGCGCCAACGACGCGGTGACCAAGGCGCTGGGTCGCCGGGTGCTGGCGCTGGTCGGGCACGCCGACCGCGAGACCGCCCGCAAGGCGGCGGCGACGCTTGGCGACGCCCTTCTGGCCACGGGGCAGGTGGAACGGATCGGCGAGGGCATCGACGTCGACCGGCTGAAGCGGCTGGGGGCTCTCTACTTCCCCCATCGTCAAAGCCTGCTCAGCGATGGCGACCGGGCGCTCCTGACGGCCGGCAAGGGGGAGGAGGTCGCCACCCGCGCGCTGTCCCAGGCGTTCGGCTTCGCCGGGCTCGTCGACGCCGGGCTGCTGCGCAACGACCCGTTCCTGCTGCTGCCCTCCTTCCTCACCAACCTGCCTTTCCCGCTGTCGCGCCTCACCCCCGATGAGGGCATGCTCAGCGTCACCGAGAACGGCACGACCTGGGTGCTGGTCAGCGCCGTGCTCGCCGGCGAACCGTTCGAGCTGGACTTGCAGGACCGGCTGGTCGGCGCCTTCGACGCCGCCGTCAGGGACATGCCGGGCGTCACGGTGAAGCGGCTGGGCGCCGTGTTCTTCGCGCACGCCGGCTCCAAGACCGCGATCACCGAGGCGTCCACCCTCGGCACGCTGTCGCTGGTCGGCACCATATTGCTGGTGGGGCTGGCGTTCCGCCGGCCGGGGCCGCTGCTGCACAATCTGCTGGCCCTGGGCGTCGGGATGACGGTCGGGCTGAGCGGCAGCCTGCTGCTGTTCGGCGAGTTGCATGTGGCGGCGCTGCTGTTCGGGTCCAGTCTGATCGGCGTGGCGGTGGACTACAGCCTGCATTACAGCGCCAGCCTGTTCGACCCCTTGTCGGGGAGCCCGAGCGACCGGCTGCGCCACGTGCTGCCGGGCATCGCGCTGGGGCTGGTCACCACCTTGATCGGCTACGCGGCGCTGATGCTGGCGCCCTTTCCGGGGCTCCGCCAGATCGCCGCCTTCTCGATCATCGGGCTGGTGGGCGCCTTCCTGACGGTGGTGCTGTGGCTGCCCTCGCTCGACCGGGCGCGGCGGCTGACGCACGGCGCCTTGATGCTGCGCGCCGCGGCGGGCCTGTGGAGCTTCTGGGAGGAGCGGCGCTGGCGTGGCGTGCGCCTCGTTCTCGTGCTGGGCTGCGCGCTGGCCGGAGCGGTCGGGCTGGCGCGGCTGTCGGCGGACGACGACGTCCGGCGGTTGCAGGCGGTCTCGGCGGAGCTGAGGCACGAGCAGGACGAGATCCAACGGCTGATCGGCGCCACCACCGCCGCGCAGTTCCTGCTGGTGCAGGCCGCGGACGACGAGGCGGCGCTGCGGCGGCAGGAGGACCTCGCCGCCACGCTGGCCGGACTGAAGGCGAAGGGAAGCATCGCCGGCTACCAGATGCCGGCCGCCTTCGTGCCGTCCGCCCGGACGCAGCGGGAAAACCGTGCGCTGGTCGCCACGGCGCTCGACGCCCCGCTGCTGGCGGCGCAGCGCGCCAGCCTCGGCCTGCCGCCGGCCGATCCGAATGATAAGGGGCCGAACAGCAAGGCGCCGGAGGGGGTGCTGACTTTGGGAGACGCGCTGGCGTCGGACAGCGTGCCGTTCCTGCGCGAACTCGTGCTTGGGCCGGGACTGCATGTGGTGGCCTTGCAGGGGCTGAGCGATCCGGACGCCGTACGCGCCGCGGTGGCCGGCACGGCCGGCGTCCGGCTGGTCAATCCGACGGCGGACTTCTCGGCGCTGCTCGCCAAGTACCGGCACCGGGCGCTGCTGCTGACCGGGCTGGCGGGGCTGCTGATGCTGCCCGTGCTGATGTGGCGCTACGGCTGGCGCGGGGGGCTGTGGGCGCTGCTGCCACCCGGGGCGGCGCTCGTCCTGGCGCCCGCGGTGGTCGGGCTGATGGGCCAGGACTTCACCTTCTTCCATGCCATGGCGCTGGTGCTGATCCTCTCCATCGGCGTGGATTACGCCGTCTTCTGCGCGGAGAGCGGCGTGGAGCAGCAGCCGGTGACCATGCTGGCGGTGTGGCTGGCGACGCTGACGACCCTGCTGTCCTTCGGGCTTCTGGCCTTCAGCGCCGTTCCGGCGGTGCACAGCTTCGGCGTGACCAT
- a CDS encoding LolA family protein — MTRIVVFLLALLAAFPVLVAETRAAETLSEGQVLRGAFVQERFLKGFQAPLKSEGRFALAPGRGLIWRTETPFAVTTVMSPAGLVQEVKGNETMRLPAARLPFMSKLYTMLGGALTGDWKALEDMFAVERGGGADAWTLHLTPRRADDPTMPIRAIDVRGGRFVDEVEIVKPDGDRDRLTFRDQVLKAEPPTADEAALLASAGRP, encoded by the coding sequence TTGTTGCCGAGACGCGGGCCGCCGAAACACTGAGCGAGGGGCAGGTGCTGCGCGGCGCCTTCGTGCAGGAGCGTTTCCTCAAGGGCTTCCAGGCGCCGCTGAAGAGCGAGGGCCGCTTCGCCCTGGCGCCCGGCCGCGGGCTGATCTGGCGCACCGAAACCCCCTTCGCCGTCACCACCGTCATGAGCCCCGCCGGTCTCGTGCAGGAGGTGAAGGGCAACGAGACCATGCGCCTGCCCGCCGCGCGCCTGCCCTTCATGTCGAAGCTCTACACCATGCTGGGCGGCGCGCTGACCGGTGACTGGAAGGCGCTGGAGGACATGTTCGCGGTGGAGCGCGGGGGCGGTGCCGACGCCTGGACCCTCCACCTGACGCCGCGCCGGGCCGACGACCCGACCATGCCGATCCGCGCCATCGACGTGCGCGGCGGGCGCTTCGTGGACGAGGTGGAGATCGTCAAGCCCGACGGCGACCGCGACCGCCTGACCTTCCGCGACCAAGTCCTGAAGGCGGAGCCGCCGACGGCGGACGAGGCGGCGCTGCTGGCCTCGGCGGGCCGTCCGTGA